In Thermobaculum terrenum ATCC BAA-798, the DNA window CACGTCATGCCCAAGAGAAGCTAATACGTTCGCGACCGAGGACCCTGCAGGCCCACCCCCAACAATAACTACTTCTCGTTCCTCTATCACGGGGAACTCCTTAAGGGCCGCTAGGCTGATAAGTCTTTCTCACTAAGTGTCTCACCTAGCCGCTGAGACATTGAAACACGATGCTTCAGATAAGGCAAGATCTCAGCTACAAACAGACCCGCCATCATGAAAGCAGCACCGAACCACTGAAGTATAGTCATCCTGTCGCCTGCAAAGGTATATCCACCGATGGCAGCAAACACCGGCTCCATCGCCATTATGACAGCAGCCCTAGCAGCAGACATCCTTTGCTGAGCATAAGTTTGCATCCAGAAACCAAAGGCGCTTGCCCCAAGACCTGTTATCAACAGGGCTAACCATACATCCAAGTCGTTAGTTATCAATGGAGTCCTAGTCAAAAAAACAACTGGTAAGTACATGAACACTGAGGTGACTGTTTGTATGAATGCTAGTGCTGCAGAGTCCAGACCAGGGGAGTATCTACTAAGTAGTGCTATCTGGATACCAAAGAGCACAGCACACCCTAATGTCAAAGCATCTCCAGGATTCACACCATAGAGCCCGGCTTTACTTACCAGGAATAATCCTATGGTACTCAGTATCACAGCCACCCATATTCTAGGATGAAACCTACTGCGAAAGCAGAGGGCAGATATTATCGGTGCAAACACCACATACAGGCTTGTGATAAACCCCGAGTTTGTAGCAGTTGTAGAGCGAAGACCAACAGTCTGAAGCAGCATACCTAGCCCCAAGGTGGCTCCTACGGGCACGCCCACAAACAACTCCTTCTTGCCGATACGGTTTGCTGAGAAGGGAAGTAATGCTAAAGCTGCCAGAGCAAACCTCAGGGTAAGGAAAGAGAAAGCGCTGTAATCAGCTACAGCACTTTGTACTGTAACAAAGGTCAAACCCCATATGGCGGTGACAATCAACAAGCCAACCGTTACCAACTCTATC includes these proteins:
- a CDS encoding DMT family transporter — encoded protein: MVTVGLLIVTAIWGLTFVTVQSAVADYSAFSFLTLRFALAALALLPFSANRIGKKELFVGVPVGATLGLGMLLQTVGLRSTTATNSGFITSLYVVFAPIISALCFRSRFHPRIWVAVILSTIGLFLVSKAGLYGVNPGDALTLGCAVLFGIQIALLSRYSPGLDSAALAFIQTVTSVFMYLPVVFLTRTPLITNDLDVWLALLITGLGASAFGFWMQTYAQQRMSAARAAVIMAMEPVFAAIGGYTFAGDRMTILQWFGAAFMMAGLFVAEILPYLKHRVSMSQRLGETLSEKDLSA